In the genome of Mangifera indica cultivar Alphonso chromosome 9, CATAS_Mindica_2.1, whole genome shotgun sequence, the window aataataatatttaatttgagtttttttttttttttttgtgtataattttctATAACACCTTAGGCTCTTGTTGATTGTTTGCATCATTTTATGTTCTTTcccataattaataaatattattatggtatagaataaaattttaataaataagggatatgttaaaattttaaatttaaaataaaataatatttaattatataataatatattattttagcacataaattataaataaaaacgtaattattattaatttttatattatatacaaaaatgtcTCACTTAGAATTTAATGTCCattgataaataaatgtataGTTGTATTGATTCCATCAGCCGaggaagaaataataaaaaaaggaaactgGAAATCAGAAAAAAAAGGGACTTCAATTCTGCGCATTCATGGCTTTTTCTCAccgataaaatttttaaaccccTAAACATATTTTACAGATTTTCCACACACCTTAGGTTCTTCTTCCCTGTTTCTGTCTTTGCCTTTGTTTCTATTCCACCACCGATTATCCATTTCGTTTATCTCTCTCTCTAGATATTtctttgctctctctctctattcGGTATGCTTTGTTCTGTTGTTTAAGGCTAATTTTTGggctttttattttgtttttttttttgtcagaaAGAATGAAAGTTTATGGGTTgatctttgttttgttttgtttttttgggttttggatAGGTTCCGAGATGATGTTTCTGGCATAATTGAAGTTGAGATTTTTGTGTTTCTGTTTAATAATTCTGTTGTTGGAGGGATAATTGTTATTCAAATCCATGTCTGTCTTATAAATGGATGAGTGAATAAAGGGGTAGATAGATGGGTGGATTATTTGTTGGCTGGTTAATGATTATTCCCCCCTGTCAGGgaaagaactttttttttttttttccattttgaagaaacttctataaagaagaaaatttcagtCATGTTCATCTTGAAAAATCgaatttttctttgaaacaatgcttgttttggttaaaaatttattttaatcgCAATTAATTTGTCTTTCCATaactttattttcttaaatttgaaaattctttatgCATGTGCCATActgaaatcatttttttttttcaatgaatgGAAAATATGAATGCTAATGTTAAAACATAAGTTTTGATTACATTATGGAGATTAATTTGTGCTTTTAGCTGAAGGGACTTGTCTTGATTAAGTTTATGAATTTGCTCCGGGCTTGCCTCTGTTGGACGATGCTCTTTctctaattttcattttatataatgtTCTTATATTTTACAGGTGGGTAAATATATCAAGGGAATCTTTTGCCAGATAACTAATCTAATTCGGAAATTGTTAGTGCAAGAGGGAGGGTACTGGTTCGCGGAGGCAGTGAGACTTCTGCGAGCTTAACGTCCTCTCTCACTGTATACTTGTTATTGTATACTTACTGAGCGCATGCTTAGTTCGAATGAGCTCTGGATCAGGTCTGATAATTGCTATAGTGGGtagaaagaaagagattgaAGTTTTAAACAATGGGTTCTGTTTGCTGCTGTTTGAGTGTTGAGGATTTGGAGGATTATCTGAATCCAAACAGTACTGTGTATAGGAATTGCATGTGTCTCAGCTGCTTTGTCCAGAATTTGGTATATGTGGTATGTCTTTTGCCTCTTGTTAATAAGCATTGCTTACtgttttagatttgatttgttgaTATGAGTTTGTTGCCACTTTTTTCTTGTTGCCATAGATGGTCTATTATTGAAACTGTCAGTACTCTGTATTTCTTGTGTGAACATGTTTGTGGCtgcatttaatattttttccaataATTGGTCGATGATCTATTTCATTCTAATTCACAAAGAAGATCATATAATGTTTATTCGGAGTACAGGGGTTGTGGACTTGTTCCACCGTATTTGTTATGATTTCATTCATGGAAGTCTATACCAAATGTGTGAAGGAGATAATGATGGAGATAATAATGTATAGGAGAGCATTGGAAAAGAAAGGTGCTTTGCAATTGCTGTTTTACCTTAATCTTTTATTGTTTGGTTGTTGATTGAATTTGGTATTACGGTTACTTGATTAATGGGAGCTTGTGTTCTTACCTTAGCAACTTGGCCTTTGCTGCCTTAAAGATTAGGTTGGTATGGGGATACTCTTGCATCTAAAATCTAGGTTGTTAAAGTTTGAAGAAACTTATGCTGGGTTCTGGATTGAATTCAGAGCATATCATTTACTTCTCAGTGGTCAGAATGGTGTAAAATTCATAATCAGTTATTTGCAATCATGAAATCTAGTGTTCATTGTGATGAAatttctagaaatttttttttttttttttactttcttcttactattcttttattgtttttagtaTACATCTTTGTTCCAACGAGGAGAAGTGCATTCTGTATCTTCATCTATACAGGGGGCAGCATCAATGACTTCTGCTGCTTCACTTGACAACTCTATCTCTGACATGTACCGTTCTCCTCCAAGGCCTATGCCTTATGATGTCGATCCCAGATATTTCCGCTTGCAGCGTGATGGTCTGGTGTCAAGTTGTGCGAAGGGTTCAAGCCAATTCCATGAGGAATCAGTACCTCTAAGAAGTGATTATGATGTAGATTCAGAGTCATTAAGTGTTGGAGATAAGTTGAATGATTCCTCTTGTGGAGATGGATCAAAAGAACACCATTCAAAATCATCACTTAAGCTTTCATCAGCAAAAGCGACACCTGGAATTGGCTATATTTATTCTCCTTCAGAAGAGGAGGATGTCTGTCCAACATGCCTTGAaggtaatttttgttaatacaattttatacTTGTTTTCTCACCTGGGTAACTTATTTTCCAATATCTTGGGTTCTTTCTTGACATGTTGCAAGACTAGACTGGACTTTATATTCTTGTTTGTGGTTACTTGATTTTGAGTTGttctataatttcatttattgCAGGATCTGTCATTGGTTaaacatgttatattataattattcttaCATTCTTACTTGGGTACTTGATACACTGTGCATGCAAAATATGGACATTATTGTGTACTTAAGAACCTCTTGATTGCTTGTTAGgaactatataatataatactagAATTTCTTTTCCAAGAATGCTGCTGCTGTGCCTTCCACCATTTGTTTAGATTGGTGAATGGGGCCAAACTTTTATTTACTCTGTGAATTAAAGTAATGTAAATGGAGAGTGGGATCCTTACTATAGTTTACTCTGTCCTATTCTCTATCCTTTTGCTAAAATCTGTACGATGCCCAGAAGCAGAAATCTTTTCTGAGACTAACctggattaaaaaaataaccatCATTTGGTCAGTGAATAGCAAGCCAGTCTGGGAATTAAgagttgaattttttatgcTGCGAtgcttgttttattattattatttttcctatcagattcttgtttttattacaAGAATAATGATATAGTAAAATGTATTTCTAATGAATTACAGGTTTTGGTTTGTAGGATTAATTTACCTTTACCTTTTTTGTGCAGAATATACATCAGAGAACCCTAAGATAGT includes:
- the LOC123226544 gene encoding E3 ubiquitin-protein ligase At3g02290-like, with translation MGSVCCCLSVEDLEDYLNPNSTVYRNCMCLSCFVQNLVYVYTSLFQRGEVHSVSSSIQGAASMTSAASLDNSISDMYRSPPRPMPYDVDPRYFRLQRDGLVSSCAKGSSQFHEESVPLRSDYDVDSESLSVGDKLNDSSCGDGSKEHHSKSSLKLSSAKATPGIGYIYSPSEEEDVCPTCLEEYTSENPKIVTKCSHHFHLGCIYEWMERSENCPVCGKVMAFDEST